From Peptoanaerobacter stomatis, one genomic window encodes:
- a CDS encoding flagellar hook-length control protein FliK, translating into MEKITQTSVSSSASSAIMDLSKNLVNNNKADITKNSFKDYIKPVNSNQKYEYKKKEDYRQNEVKKDDKNQRVQDGDNNTDKMSDKKNIQNKNEKQEDAKTNLKDEVKKTDNTNSDKKDVSSKKEELKKDVQEEDQKAVKDIDTESIQNVLNIIINFSNDLNEIKEQLENIPKEQLEEIKTSLDNFKEIPTELKDKLSKLIEKFESNEKLEDDLISDINSPDISKQIVDFKKIFDQTKLVKEDTVVNKEDFQVSINQELSDLKNEFNMSKNLKNIMQSNVSQSEDIENTSFKQDEVYDSNINITDVKIIGNTNRIFNSSKVSVANPQQIQNFSKIIDEMRIAFRDDKTTLNIKLEPETLGKLSIKIHSENGVLSASFFVESDKAKQAIENQMQLLVKSLTDRNINVQDINVQVGQNNEDLNYHKNIMEAINFSKRDSIDKVDMEEFDSIINPYLQEDLFNDLI; encoded by the coding sequence TTGGAAAAGATAACACAAACAAGTGTTTCATCAAGTGCTTCATCAGCTATAATGGATTTATCGAAAAATCTTGTAAACAATAATAAAGCGGACATAACAAAAAATAGTTTTAAAGACTATATAAAGCCGGTCAATTCAAATCAAAAATATGAATACAAGAAAAAAGAAGATTATAGGCAAAATGAAGTTAAAAAAGATGATAAAAATCAAAGAGTTCAAGATGGAGATAATAATACAGACAAGATGTCTGATAAAAAAAATATACAAAATAAAAATGAGAAACAAGAAGATGCAAAAACAAATTTAAAAGATGAGGTAAAAAAGACTGATAATACTAACTCTGATAAAAAAGATGTATCTTCAAAAAAAGAAGAGTTAAAAAAAGATGTTCAAGAGGAAGATCAAAAAGCGGTAAAAGATATAGATACTGAAAGTATCCAAAATGTTCTCAACATAATTATAAATTTTTCTAATGATTTAAATGAGATAAAAGAACAGCTTGAAAATATACCTAAAGAACAATTGGAAGAAATAAAAACAAGTTTGGATAATTTTAAAGAAATACCTACAGAATTAAAAGATAAATTATCTAAGCTTATTGAAAAATTTGAAAGCAATGAAAAATTAGAAGATGATTTGATATCGGATATAAATTCACCTGATATTTCAAAACAGATAGTTGATTTTAAAAAAATATTTGATCAAACAAAACTTGTTAAAGAAGATACAGTTGTAAATAAAGAAGATTTTCAAGTGAGCATAAATCAGGAGTTAAGTGATTTGAAAAATGAATTTAACATGTCAAAAAACTTAAAGAATATTATGCAATCTAATGTTTCGCAAAGTGAAGATATAGAAAATACTTCTTTTAAACAAGATGAAGTTTACGATTCCAATATCAACATTACAGATGTTAAAATTATAGGTAATACAAATAGAATATTTAATTCATCAAAAGTATCGGTTGCGAATCCACAGCAGATACAGAACTTTTCTAAAATAATAGATGAGATGAGAATAGCGTTTAGAGATGACAAAACTACACTAAATATAAAATTGGAACCTGAAACTTTAGGAAAGCTAAGCATAAAAATACATTCTGAAAATGGAGTGTTGAGTGCATCGTTCTTTGTGGAATCAGATAAAGCAAAACAAGCCATAGAAAATCAGATGCAGTTACTTGTAAAATCTCTTACAGATCGCAATATAAATGTTCAAGATATAAATGTTCAAGTTGGACAAAATAATGAAGATTTGAACTATCACAAGAATATAATGGAAGCTATAAATTTCTCTAAAAGAGACAGTATAGATAAAGTTGATATGGAAGAATTCGATTCAATTATAAATCCTTATTTACAAGAAGATTTATTTAATGATTTGATTTAA
- the fliJ gene encoding flagellar export protein FliJ, with translation MSYKFRLQKVLDVKEKAEDNKKNEVYIVNKELLKANEQLQELKLELTQKGIEREEKNKEGTSIIEIVQLNKYIDYLCSLIKNKEIEICELNKKLEIKKEEYIESRKERKSYENLKDKDYARYMIKEAKEEEKIIDEIVSFSSRKL, from the coding sequence TTGAGTTATAAATTTAGATTGCAAAAAGTGTTGGATGTAAAAGAAAAAGCTGAAGATAATAAAAAAAATGAAGTTTATATAGTGAACAAAGAATTGTTAAAGGCAAATGAACAATTACAAGAGTTAAAACTCGAACTTACTCAAAAAGGTATAGAAAGAGAAGAAAAAAATAAAGAGGGAACATCTATAATAGAGATAGTTCAACTTAATAAATATATTGATTATTTATGTTCTTTGATAAAAAATAAAGAGATAGAAATATGTGAATTGAACAAAAAGTTGGAAATAAAGAAAGAGGAATATATAGAGTCAAGAAAAGAAAGAAAGTCTTATGAGAATTTAAAAGATAAAGACTATGCGAGATATATGATAAAAGAAGCAAAGGAAGAAGAAAAGATTATAGATGAAATAGTTAGTTTTTCAAGTAGAAAGTTATAA
- the fliI gene encoding flagellar protein export ATPase FliI: MEVSLKKYSDKLTDTTLVQYKGRVSKIVGLTIESTGPQVKIGEMCKIYPVKSDAPVMAEAVGFTQNAVLLMPLGDMQGIGPGATVVASGNSLEVQVGESLLGRVLDGLGSPIDGKEELKLSRAYPVNNTPPNPLSRSRIREPLPLGVKAIDGMLTCGRGQRIGIFAGSGVGKSTLLGMIARNTVADINVIGLIGERGREVKEFIENDLQEEGLARSIVIVATSDQPALVRKKGALLATSVAEYFRDQGKNVILMMDSLTRFSMAQREVGLAIGEPPVTKGYPPSVFAELPKLLERAGNSDKGSITGLYTVLVDGDDMNEPIADTVRGILDGHIVLSRTLANKNHYPAIDVLASVSRVMPAIMDKEHMLKVGNIRDLMATYKDSEDLISIGAYVRGTSKKVDMAIEKNDEINNFLKQDVHDKFSFDEIENMVGKIIQL; the protein is encoded by the coding sequence ATGGAAGTATCATTGAAAAAATACAGTGATAAATTAACAGATACAACCCTTGTGCAATATAAAGGAAGGGTTTCTAAAATAGTAGGACTTACAATAGAATCTACAGGACCACAGGTAAAAATTGGAGAGATGTGTAAAATATATCCTGTGAAATCTGACGCTCCTGTTATGGCTGAGGCAGTAGGTTTTACACAAAATGCAGTTTTGCTTATGCCGCTTGGAGATATGCAAGGTATAGGACCTGGAGCTACTGTAGTTGCATCAGGAAACAGTCTTGAAGTTCAAGTTGGAGAGAGTCTTCTCGGGCGTGTGCTTGACGGCCTTGGAAGTCCTATAGATGGTAAAGAAGAATTGAAATTGAGTAGAGCATATCCGGTAAACAATACTCCTCCAAATCCTTTGTCAAGAAGCAGAATAAGAGAACCTTTACCCCTTGGAGTAAAAGCTATAGATGGTATGCTTACTTGCGGAAGAGGACAAAGAATCGGTATATTTGCAGGCTCAGGAGTAGGGAAGTCTACTTTGCTTGGAATGATTGCGAGAAATACGGTTGCAGATATAAATGTTATAGGTCTTATAGGCGAAAGAGGTAGGGAAGTAAAAGAATTTATAGAAAATGATTTACAAGAAGAAGGTCTTGCGAGGTCAATAGTTATAGTAGCGACATCTGATCAACCCGCGCTTGTCAGAAAAAAAGGTGCGTTATTGGCAACATCAGTAGCTGAGTATTTTAGAGATCAAGGTAAAAACGTAATATTGATGATGGACTCTCTTACAAGATTTTCTATGGCACAAAGAGAAGTTGGGCTTGCAATAGGAGAACCACCTGTTACCAAAGGATATCCTCCTTCAGTATTTGCGGAATTGCCGAAATTATTGGAAAGAGCGGGGAATTCTGATAAAGGCTCAATAACTGGTCTTTATACTGTGCTTGTAGATGGAGATGATATGAACGAACCTATTGCGGATACCGTTAGAGGTATATTGGATGGGCATATAGTCTTGTCAAGAACTTTGGCAAACAAAAATCATTATCCTGCAATAGATGTTTTAGCATCTGTATCAAGGGTAATGCCTGCTATAATGGATAAAGAACATATGTTAAAAGTAGGCAATATCAGAGATTTGATGGCGACATATAAAGACTCTGAAGACTTGATAAGCATAGGTGCATATGTAAGAGGAACAAGTAAAAAAGTAGATATGGCTATTGAAAAAAATGACGAAATCAATAATTTTTTAAAACAAGATGTTCATGATAAATTTTCTTTTGATGAAATAGAGAATATGGTTGGTAAGATAATCCAATTATAA
- a CDS encoding FliH/SctL family protein, translating into MDKLIKSDFIKIDEVFVIGNKELREENISSSETLHKITSNQEKLEDGEEREAKIKIEKLEQLKIRLQNETQEMNRNATELSNEIISRANSDAKKIIDDAKVEAGNIFIESKQDGFKQGYEESLEQYEVLLKDARNIIEEAEQYRKNTFANQEKEIIGLVLQCVNKILRQKLDDSDETVTKLIISSIEDITSRKKLTIKVSREDFENTSKLKTKILAMFPAVEDIEIKTVETYLRGDMEIQSEDGTVNPSIKAQFIKLREEFSKLLEGE; encoded by the coding sequence TTGGATAAACTTATCAAGTCCGATTTTATTAAGATAGATGAAGTGTTTGTTATTGGAAATAAAGAGCTTAGAGAAGAAAATATAAGTTCTTCGGAAACTTTGCATAAGATAACATCTAATCAGGAAAAACTTGAAGATGGTGAAGAAAGAGAAGCCAAAATTAAGATAGAGAAATTAGAACAACTAAAAATAAGACTTCAAAATGAAACTCAGGAAATGAATAGAAATGCAACTGAGCTATCTAACGAAATAATATCAAGAGCAAATTCGGATGCTAAAAAGATAATAGATGATGCAAAGGTAGAAGCGGGAAATATATTTATAGAAAGTAAGCAAGATGGATTTAAACAAGGATATGAAGAATCTTTAGAGCAATATGAAGTGTTGCTTAAAGATGCAAGAAATATAATAGAGGAAGCTGAGCAATATAGAAAAAATACGTTCGCTAATCAAGAAAAAGAAATAATAGGTTTAGTATTACAATGTGTAAATAAAATATTAAGACAAAAATTAGATGATAGTGATGAAACTGTTACGAAGTTAATTATATCTTCTATTGAAGATATAACATCAAGAAAAAAATTGACTATTAAAGTAAGTAGAGAAGATTTTGAAAACACGTCTAAATTAAAAACTAAAATATTAGCTATGTTTCCTGCTGTAGAAGATATAGAAATAAAAACGGTTGAAACATATCTAAGAGGTGATATGGAAATACAGAGTGAAGACGGAACAGTAAATCCTTCCATAAAAGCTCAATTTATAAAACTTAGGGAAGAATTTTCCAAACTTCTTGAAGGGGAATAG
- the fliG gene encoding flagellar motor switch protein FliG, producing the protein MAKQGAQKEPIKLYGKQKAAILMISLGPEYSSKIYGHLSDEDIEEMTLEIANVKKVDPELKEEVLDEFYEMCIAQDYISEGGINYAKEVLEKSLGKEKAYEVINKLTASLQVKPFDFAKKADAAQLANFIQNEHPQTIALILSYLDFEKSGQILSSLSQEKQIEVARRIATMDRTYPEIIKEVEIVLEKKLSNIVTQDYTKAGGIDAIVEILNSVDRGTERYIIENLEESDTELADEIKKKMFVFEDVVNLDSSAVQRFIREVENSELTVALKGATPEVAELIFANMSKRMAEMIREDMDFMGPVRLRDVEEAQQNIVNVIRRLEDAGEIVISRGGGDELIG; encoded by the coding sequence TTGGCAAAACAAGGTGCTCAAAAAGAGCCTATCAAATTATACGGAAAACAGAAGGCTGCAATACTTATGATAAGTTTAGGACCGGAATATTCTTCAAAGATATATGGGCATCTTAGTGATGAAGATATAGAAGAAATGACATTGGAAATAGCAAATGTTAAAAAAGTGGATCCTGAATTAAAAGAAGAAGTATTAGATGAATTTTATGAAATGTGTATTGCGCAGGACTATATATCTGAAGGCGGTATAAATTATGCAAAAGAGGTTTTGGAAAAATCTCTTGGAAAAGAAAAGGCATATGAGGTTATAAATAAACTCACTGCATCTCTACAAGTAAAACCGTTTGATTTTGCCAAAAAAGCTGATGCTGCACAACTTGCCAATTTTATTCAAAATGAGCATCCACAAACTATAGCGCTTATACTGTCATATCTCGATTTTGAAAAGTCAGGTCAGATATTGTCATCGCTTTCACAAGAAAAACAAATAGAAGTTGCAAGAAGAATAGCTACAATGGACAGGACATATCCTGAAATAATAAAGGAAGTGGAAATTGTACTTGAAAAGAAACTATCCAATATAGTAACTCAAGACTATACAAAAGCCGGTGGTATAGATGCGATTGTAGAAATCTTGAACTCTGTGGATAGAGGAACTGAAAGATATATTATTGAAAATCTTGAAGAATCAGATACAGAACTTGCGGATGAAATCAAGAAGAAGATGTTTGTATTTGAAGATGTCGTTAATCTTGATTCAAGTGCTGTACAAAGATTTATCAGAGAAGTTGAAAACAGTGAGCTTACTGTTGCACTTAAAGGAGCAACGCCTGAGGTTGCAGAGCTTATATTTGCAAACATGTCTAAACGTATGGCAGAGATGATAAGAGAAGATATGGATTTTATGGGACCTGTGAGATTGAGAGATGTAGAAGAAGCGCAACAAAATATAGTAAATGTAATAAGAAGATTGGAAGATGCTGGAGAGATAGTAATTTCAAGAGGTGGAGGAGACGAGCTAATTGGATAA
- the fliF gene encoding flagellar basal-body MS-ring/collar protein FliF: MENINNVRNSINQYLEKYSRKQIITVAVSTLAIIIIITSLILYLTRTKYVPLYSNLDLNTMSTVTQNLDGLGVKYKIEGQNSILVPEKSRNKIMVDLAGRNLPNAKFDYSDLIKMNSMFMSDDEKETARQYALTNQISTVIESIDAVDKAYVSLSIPKNSEFILNENKQISKASVMLSLKAGKELDQDSINGIASIVSNSVEGLLPENVTIHGPNGQVLNVNSENKNDSIQAKSNLEMQDKVKSDIEKSLQNFLSPMFGYNNISVMASVKLNFDNEQTQTKSFSPPVEGETSGLARSEQNLKEQVENKKDALGTPGVTANNNEAGGTTNYVTVDENGNSTYNRSESTINYELNEIVKNVEKAKGTIDSITVSVILNKDSLEGGELTDEKKAQIVKLITTATGLNTKSVEVFAESFNKDMQNQMAASNNSGIPLWQWIAIGVIALIPIVALLIVMLLRRKNRKSQELAKQKDNLSPEERARKQQEIETIELDIKESGKKKSIEELINRNPEVVTQLLKTWIEEE, from the coding sequence TTGGAAAATATTAATAATGTAAGAAATTCAATAAATCAATATTTGGAAAAATATTCAAGGAAACAGATAATAACTGTAGCTGTCTCAACCTTGGCGATAATTATAATAATTACATCGCTTATATTATATTTGACAAGAACCAAATATGTGCCGTTATACAGTAATCTTGATTTGAATACAATGAGTACTGTTACTCAAAACTTAGACGGTTTAGGTGTAAAATATAAGATAGAAGGTCAAAATTCTATACTTGTTCCGGAAAAATCAAGAAATAAAATAATGGTTGACTTGGCAGGAAGAAATTTGCCTAATGCCAAGTTTGATTATTCGGATTTAATCAAGATGAATTCGATGTTTATGAGTGATGATGAAAAAGAAACAGCAAGGCAATATGCTTTAACAAATCAGATATCAACAGTTATAGAGTCTATTGATGCGGTGGATAAAGCATATGTTAGTCTATCTATACCAAAAAATTCTGAATTTATATTGAATGAGAATAAACAGATTTCAAAAGCAAGTGTAATGCTATCTTTGAAAGCTGGTAAAGAGCTTGACCAAGATTCTATAAACGGGATAGCATCAATAGTTTCAAATTCTGTGGAAGGATTGCTTCCTGAAAATGTTACTATACATGGACCGAATGGTCAAGTGCTTAATGTAAACTCTGAAAATAAAAATGATTCTATTCAAGCTAAAAGTAATTTGGAAATGCAAGATAAGGTGAAAAGTGATATAGAAAAATCATTGCAAAACTTTTTAAGTCCTATGTTCGGATATAACAACATATCTGTTATGGCATCGGTCAAACTTAATTTTGATAATGAGCAGACTCAAACAAAAAGTTTTTCGCCTCCAGTTGAAGGAGAAACTTCGGGACTTGCAAGAAGTGAACAGAATTTAAAAGAACAAGTTGAAAATAAAAAAGATGCTTTAGGAACACCTGGAGTTACTGCAAACAATAATGAAGCGGGAGGAACAACGAATTACGTTACGGTAGATGAAAATGGAAATTCAACTTATAATAGAAGCGAGAGCACTATAAATTATGAATTAAATGAGATTGTAAAAAATGTAGAAAAGGCGAAAGGGACTATAGACAGTATAACAGTTTCTGTAATTTTGAACAAAGATTCTTTAGAAGGTGGAGAACTTACAGACGAGAAAAAGGCTCAGATAGTAAAATTGATAACCACAGCCACAGGACTTAATACAAAATCTGTAGAAGTGTTTGCTGAAAGCTTCAATAAAGATATGCAAAACCAAATGGCGGCATCTAATAATTCAGGTATACCGTTGTGGCAATGGATTGCAATAGGAGTTATAGCGCTTATACCTATAGTAGCATTGTTGATTGTTATGTTATTGAGAAGAAAAAATAGAAAATCGCAAGAATTGGCAAAGCAAAAAGACAATTTGAGTCCGGAAGAAAGAGCAAGAAAGCAACAGGAGATAGAAACAATAGAATTAGATATAAAAGAATCCGGAAAGAAGAAAAGTATAGAGGAATTGATAAACAGAAATCCGGAAGTAGTAACACAATTATTAAAAACATGGATAGAAGAAGAATAA
- a CDS encoding flagellar hook-basal body complex protein FliE — protein sequence MINRVSDIIPLNDIKIIKKEDTNKDINFSDFLKKAIYEANDAKKYQEELTQKLISGELENLHELSIARGIANVQFNALSEGISKIVDAYKEISRIQI from the coding sequence ATGATAAACAGGGTTAGTGATATTATTCCTTTGAATGATATAAAAATCATAAAAAAAGAAGACACAAATAAAGATATAAATTTTTCTGATTTTCTTAAAAAAGCTATATATGAAGCTAATGATGCAAAAAAATATCAAGAAGAATTGACACAGAAATTAATATCAGGAGAATTGGAGAATCTTCATGAATTGTCAATAGCAAGAGGTATTGCCAATGTTCAGTTCAATGCACTTTCAGAGGGGATATCTAAAATTGTAGATGCATACAAAGAAATATCAAGAATTCAAATTTAA
- the flgC gene encoding flagellar basal body rod protein FlgC, producing the protein MSIFSSMNINATALTAERARMDIISKNIANAQTTRTKNGLPYRRQVAVFAEADGNVSSFNAILNNKRQKKDKGGVELVGVVEDKSDFKMKYEPGHPDADENGYVKMSNVDLITEMVDMISSQRAYEASATAVNTSKALLQKAIEIGK; encoded by the coding sequence ATGTCAATATTTTCAAGCATGAATATAAATGCTACAGCACTTACGGCTGAACGAGCAAGAATGGATATAATATCAAAAAATATAGCCAATGCACAGACAACAAGAACTAAAAACGGACTTCCATATAGAAGACAAGTTGCTGTATTTGCTGAAGCTGACGGTAATGTATCAAGTTTTAATGCTATTTTAAACAATAAAAGACAGAAAAAAGATAAGGGTGGAGTAGAGCTTGTAGGCGTAGTAGAAGATAAGAGTGATTTTAAGATGAAATATGAACCAGGACACCCTGATGCGGATGAAAATGGATATGTTAAAATGAGCAATGTTGATTTGATAACAGAAATGGTTGATATGATATCTTCACAAAGAGCATATGAAGCGAGTGCAACGGCTGTAAATACATCTAAAGCTCTATTGCAAAAAGCCATTGAAATTGGGAAATAA
- the flgB gene encoding flagellar basal body rod protein FlgB, producing MDSTYIGILSKALNAYSMRSEAISNNIANVNTPNYKRSYVRFEEYLAKANDEYKLRGAKTNSRHIDIPSLKGNNFPIVAKDNSVSTREDGNNVNIDTEEVDSVKNYINYSMIADSMTGYFSSLISGITGGRK from the coding sequence ATGGATTCAACTTATATAGGAATATTATCCAAAGCACTGAATGCTTATAGCATGAGAAGTGAAGCGATAAGCAATAACATAGCCAATGTAAACACTCCTAATTATAAAAGGAGTTATGTAAGGTTTGAAGAATATCTTGCGAAAGCAAATGATGAGTATAAATTAAGAGGTGCAAAGACCAATTCAAGACATATAGATATACCGTCTTTAAAAGGTAATAATTTTCCGATTGTTGCCAAAGATAATTCTGTGAGCACAAGAGAAGATGGCAATAACGTCAATATTGATACGGAAGAAGTTGACAGTGTGAAAAACTATATAAATTATTCTATGATTGCAGATTCTATGACAGGATATTTCAGCTCACTTATATCAGGTATAACAGGAGGTAGAAAATAA
- the ispF gene encoding 2-C-methyl-D-erythritol 2,4-cyclodiphosphate synthase encodes MRVGIGYDVHRFEKNRKLIIGGVNIPYDKGLAGHSDADVLIHAIIDALIGAMNKGDIGTLFPDTDDKYKDIDSMLLLGEVKKIIAENNFKISNIDSIIIAQSPKMLPYISKMKENIAKILDLNFEQVSVKATTTENLGFEGRKEGISSQAVVLLEEIL; translated from the coding sequence ATGAGAGTAGGAATAGGGTATGATGTACATAGATTTGAAAAAAATAGGAAGCTCATAATTGGTGGTGTAAATATACCGTATGATAAAGGGCTTGCTGGACATTCGGATGCAGATGTTCTCATACATGCTATAATAGATGCGTTAATAGGAGCTATGAATAAAGGAGATATAGGAACTTTGTTTCCGGATACAGATGATAAATATAAAGATATAGATTCTATGCTGTTATTAGGAGAAGTAAAAAAAATAATTGCAGAAAATAATTTTAAAATATCTAATATAGATAGTATAATAATAGCTCAATCACCTAAGATGTTACCTTATATATCAAAGATGAAAGAAAATATAGCTAAAATATTAGATTTAAATTTTGAACAAGTATCTGTAAAAGCCACTACTACTGAAAATTTAGGTTTTGAGGGAAGAAAAGAGGGTATAAGTTCTCAAGCGGTAGTATTATTAGAAGAAATATTATAA
- a CDS encoding PIN/TRAM domain-containing protein, which yields MVKKAIRWFIGVGGGSVGLLIYFLMYNILETLKPDYMSKSIFDVAMLTTLFILFGIIFYFIAPFLIKKSQQIANYIQNEVSKIPLPEMVTIILGFIVSIVIAYFVTSPIKAIPFVGIPLTIAIYIFLGYIGSNIGRIKKDEIAKYIHSKRIISREKTNKKTVNAMPKILDTSVIIDGRIADIIDTGFIEGKVIIPTFVLEELRHIADSADDLKRVKGRRGLDIINEIQNKSNVTVEVNETKFDVEYEVDIKLLKLAEKLGGSVVTNDYNLNKVAQIQNVKVLNINELSNAVKPQLISGEQINVQIVKEGKENSQGVAYLDDGTMIVVENGKKFIGSYIEVEVTSVLQTPAGRMIFAKTK from the coding sequence ATGGTAAAAAAAGCGATAAGATGGTTTATAGGAGTAGGTGGAGGTTCAGTAGGACTTTTAATATATTTTTTAATGTACAATATACTTGAGACTCTAAAACCTGATTATATGTCAAAATCTATATTTGACGTAGCTATGCTGACAACATTATTTATTTTATTTGGAATTATATTTTATTTTATAGCACCTTTTTTGATTAAAAAAAGTCAGCAAATAGCAAACTATATACAAAACGAAGTATCTAAAATACCGCTTCCGGAAATGGTAACTATAATATTGGGTTTTATAGTCAGTATAGTAATAGCTTATTTTGTTACAAGCCCTATAAAAGCAATACCTTTTGTGGGGATTCCGCTCACAATAGCGATATATATTTTTCTTGGATATATAGGAAGTAACATAGGTAGAATAAAAAAAGATGAAATAGCTAAATATATTCATAGTAAGAGAATAATCTCAAGAGAAAAAACTAATAAAAAAACTGTTAATGCCATGCCTAAGATATTGGACACAAGTGTTATAATAGACGGTAGAATAGCTGACATAATAGACACCGGATTTATTGAAGGTAAGGTTATAATACCTACTTTTGTATTGGAGGAATTAAGACATATAGCTGATTCAGCAGACGATTTAAAAAGAGTAAAAGGAAGACGAGGCTTAGACATAATAAATGAAATTCAAAATAAATCTAATGTTACAGTAGAAGTTAATGAAACTAAATTTGACGTTGAATATGAAGTAGATATTAAATTGTTGAAATTGGCAGAAAAATTAGGAGGCTCAGTAGTTACTAACGATTATAATTTGAATAAAGTTGCTCAAATACAAAATGTAAAAGTATTAAATATAAACGAATTATCTAATGCAGTTAAACCGCAACTTATATCAGGTGAGCAGATAAATGTGCAAATAGTAAAAGAAGGAAAAGAGAATTCTCAAGGAGTAGCATATTTAGATGATGGGACTATGATAGTTGTAGAAAATGGTAAAAAGTTTATAGGTTCTTACATAGAAGTTGAAGTTACGTCAGTATTACAAACTCCTGCGGGAAGAATGATATTTGCGAAAACTAAATAG